Proteins from a single region of Abyssalbus ytuae:
- a CDS encoding AIR synthase related protein, which yields MSSSVSKRYAQRGVSASKEDVHNAIKNVDKGLFPKAFCKIVPDYLTNDESYCLIMHADGAGTKSSLAYMYWKETGDISVWKGIAQDALIMNIDDLLCVGATDNIMLSSTIGRNKNLIPGEVISAIINGTEELISELKDFGVHIHSTGGETADVGDLVRTIIVDSTVTARMKRKDVIDNANIKAGDVVVGLASFGQATYEKEYNGGMGSNGLTSARHDVFSKYLAEKYPESYDKEVPKELVYSGHVKLTDAVEDSPINAGKLVLSPTRTYAPVIKKILSKYSATDIHGMIHCSGGAQTKILHFIDNLHVIKDNLFAVPPLFKLIQEQSKTDWKEMYQVFNCGHRMELYVNHTIAEDLIRISKEFNIEAQIIGKVEASASKKLTIKSEFGVFEY from the coding sequence ATGAGTTCGTCAGTAAGCAAACGTTATGCACAGCGTGGAGTTTCGGCTTCTAAAGAAGATGTGCATAATGCAATTAAAAATGTTGATAAAGGATTATTTCCTAAGGCTTTTTGTAAAATAGTTCCTGATTATTTAACCAATGATGAAAGTTATTGCTTGATAATGCATGCCGACGGAGCCGGAACAAAAAGCTCGCTGGCCTATATGTATTGGAAAGAAACAGGAGATATTTCTGTGTGGAAAGGAATAGCCCAGGATGCTCTTATAATGAATATTGATGATTTACTTTGCGTTGGGGCTACCGATAATATTATGCTGTCTTCAACAATAGGCCGAAATAAAAACCTGATCCCGGGAGAAGTTATTTCTGCAATAATAAACGGTACTGAAGAGCTTATTTCCGAATTAAAGGATTTTGGGGTTCATATTCATTCAACAGGAGGCGAAACAGCTGATGTGGGCGATTTGGTCAGAACTATTATTGTAGATTCAACAGTGACTGCGCGGATGAAAAGGAAGGATGTTATTGACAATGCAAATATAAAAGCGGGCGATGTGGTTGTTGGGCTTGCTTCTTTTGGCCAGGCAACCTATGAAAAAGAATATAACGGAGGAATGGGGAGTAATGGCTTAACTTCTGCACGACATGATGTGTTTTCAAAATATCTTGCCGAAAAATACCCTGAAAGTTATGATAAAGAAGTTCCGAAGGAACTGGTATACTCAGGCCATGTAAAACTTACCGATGCCGTTGAGGATTCTCCTATAAATGCAGGTAAACTTGTACTTTCTCCCACACGGACCTATGCTCCTGTTATAAAGAAAATTTTATCAAAATATTCTGCAACGGATATTCACGGGATGATACATTGCAGTGGAGGTGCACAAACCAAAATACTTCATTTTATAGATAATCTTCATGTAATAAAAGATAATTTATTTGCTGTTCCTCCTTTATTTAAATTAATTCAGGAACAATCAAAAACCGACTGGAAAGAAATGTATCAGGTTTTTAACTGCGGACACCGTATGGAGTTGTATGTAAACCATACTATTGCGGAGGATCTGATCAGAATTTCAAAAGAATTTAATATAGAGGCACAAATTATAGGTAAGGTAGAAGCTTCTGCTTCAAAAAAGCTTACCATAAAAAGTGAATTTGGGGTTTTTGAGTATTGA
- a CDS encoding glutamine synthetase III family protein produces MSTIRFKAVEQTFNRKPISVETNSKRSDIYAVNVFNNIAMRQFMSDEAFKNIQNSIEFGTRIDRKLANEIAVSMKNWALSKGATHYTHWFQPLTGSTAEKHDAFFEPIDNSKAIEAFGSDQLVQQEPDASSFPSGGIRNTFEARGYTAWDPTSPAFIYGTTLCIPTVFVSYTGEALDNKAPLLRALQTIDQAATEVAKYFDKNVSKVNATLGWEQEYFLIDKALAYSRPDIVLAGRTLLGHSPAKGQQLDDHYFGSIPARVMSFMRELEEESMKLGIPVKTRHNEVAPNQFELAPIFEEANLAVDHNSLIMDLMDRVADKHNFKVLFHEKPFAGINGSGKHNNWSLATNTGVNLLSPGTTPMKNLQFLTFFINTIKAVCEYEDLIRASVASASNDHRLGANEAPPAIISVFIGKQLTKVLDELEDVSKGKLSPQEKTDLKLNVVGKIPEILLDNTDRNRTSPFAFTGNKFELRAVGSKANCAKPMTVLNTIVAKQLKEFKKEVDILVDKKKLKKDEAIFNVLREYIKASKRIRFEGDGYSEVWEKEAIRRGLSNHKTTPLALKAMISKKSLEVFEQMGVMNKIEVHARHEIELEEYAMKLQIEGRVLGDIAKNHVIPTAIRYQNTLIENLKGLKEVFGNDFKKLASQQLDIVEQISDNIAEINSKVDVMVNERKKANKLDNAQLKAEAYCEFVKPYFDKIRYHCDKLELMVDDDLWPLTKYRELLFTR; encoded by the coding sequence ATGTCAACAATAAGATTTAAAGCCGTAGAGCAAACTTTTAACCGTAAGCCCATTAGTGTAGAGACCAATAGTAAACGTTCCGATATTTATGCAGTAAATGTGTTTAACAACATAGCCATGAGGCAATTTATGTCGGATGAGGCATTTAAAAATATTCAGAATTCTATTGAGTTTGGAACAAGAATAGACAGGAAACTGGCGAATGAAATTGCGGTTTCCATGAAAAACTGGGCTCTTTCAAAAGGGGCAACACATTACACACACTGGTTTCAGCCTTTAACAGGATCGACTGCAGAAAAACATGATGCCTTTTTTGAGCCCATTGATAATTCTAAAGCTATAGAAGCCTTTGGGAGCGATCAGTTGGTGCAGCAGGAACCGGATGCATCGAGTTTTCCCAGTGGGGGCATAAGAAATACTTTTGAAGCCAGAGGTTATACAGCATGGGACCCGACATCGCCTGCATTTATTTATGGTACAACACTGTGTATCCCTACCGTTTTTGTTTCGTATACAGGTGAAGCATTAGACAATAAAGCTCCGCTGCTAAGAGCTTTACAGACAATAGATCAGGCTGCTACGGAAGTCGCCAAATATTTTGATAAAAATGTAAGTAAAGTAAATGCAACCCTTGGCTGGGAACAGGAATATTTTTTAATAGATAAGGCTCTTGCTTATTCCAGGCCTGACATTGTGCTGGCAGGAAGGACCCTGTTGGGGCATTCCCCTGCAAAAGGACAACAGTTAGACGATCATTATTTCGGGTCAATACCTGCAAGGGTGATGAGTTTTATGAGAGAACTGGAAGAAGAAAGTATGAAACTGGGTATTCCGGTTAAAACCAGGCATAACGAAGTGGCACCTAACCAGTTTGAACTTGCTCCCATTTTCGAAGAGGCCAACCTGGCTGTTGACCATAATTCCTTGATAATGGATTTAATGGACCGGGTAGCGGATAAGCACAATTTTAAAGTTCTTTTTCATGAAAAACCGTTTGCCGGTATTAACGGATCAGGAAAACATAACAACTGGTCCCTGGCAACAAATACCGGAGTTAATTTATTAAGCCCCGGAACTACTCCCATGAAGAACCTTCAGTTTTTAACTTTCTTTATTAATACCATAAAAGCCGTTTGCGAATATGAAGATTTAATAAGGGCTTCTGTAGCTTCGGCTAGCAATGACCATAGATTAGGTGCTAATGAAGCTCCTCCGGCAATCATATCGGTTTTTATAGGTAAACAATTAACCAAAGTTTTAGACGAACTGGAAGATGTTTCCAAAGGAAAACTTTCACCCCAGGAAAAGACCGATTTAAAATTGAATGTAGTGGGTAAAATTCCTGAAATTCTTTTAGATAATACCGACAGAAACCGTACTTCGCCTTTTGCGTTTACCGGGAATAAATTTGAGCTCAGGGCTGTAGGATCAAAAGCTAACTGTGCAAAACCTATGACTGTTTTAAACACCATAGTTGCTAAACAACTAAAAGAGTTTAAAAAAGAGGTAGATATTCTTGTTGATAAAAAGAAGCTTAAAAAGGATGAAGCTATTTTTAATGTACTGCGCGAATATATAAAAGCATCAAAAAGAATACGGTTTGAAGGAGATGGGTATAGTGAAGTCTGGGAAAAAGAAGCAATCAGAAGGGGGTTGAGTAATCATAAAACCACACCATTAGCATTAAAGGCCATGATTTCAAAAAAATCATTAGAGGTGTTTGAACAAATGGGGGTTATGAATAAAATAGAAGTGCATGCCCGCCATGAAATTGAACTTGAAGAGTATGCGATGAAGTTACAAATTGAAGGAAGGGTATTGGGTGATATTGCAAAAAACCATGTGATACCCACAGCCATAAGGTATCAAAATACACTTATTGAAAACCTGAAAGGTTTGAAAGAAGTTTTTGGAAATGATTTTAAAAAACTCGCTTCCCAGCAATTAGATATTGTAGAGCAGATTTCCGATAATATAGCAGAGATAAATTCAAAAGTTGATGTAATGGTTAATGAGAGAAAAAAAGCCAATAAGCTGGACAATGCCCAGTTAAAGGCAGAAGCATATTGTGAGTTTGTTAAACCTTATTTTGACAAAATACGTTATCATTGTGACAAATTGGAATTAATGGTAGATGATGATTTATGGCCATTAACAAAATACAGGGAATTACTTTTTACCCGATAG
- a CDS encoding LytTR family DNA-binding domain-containing protein: MKKVSEFLSQPYPFYYEGKDLWRIIGVIFLMALGFNYFFEPFNVYVPEHKIHYFWISVIHSMTPVFVFLSAGLFFKLNKKIPDQWTIEYEFKTFAVVLFITGIVQFLIRDIIYDNPENWSWKYLFEEVRNTFMVGFLFVLIIIPLNLNYQYSKNLKKAHKLSFHLNLKDSKSQNPVISIETKLKGDDFSLNPKTFLFAKSDGNYIEIYLKNETSEIEKLVKRITIKELASQLHLFPFIMKTHRSYMVNLNEVENVTGNAQGYKLTIKNYKDTVPVSRNLIGQFERKIQQLL; this comes from the coding sequence GTGAAAAAAGTATCAGAATTTTTATCGCAACCCTATCCTTTCTATTACGAAGGGAAAGATTTATGGAGAATTATTGGCGTCATCTTTTTAATGGCTTTAGGCTTCAATTATTTTTTTGAGCCTTTTAACGTGTATGTGCCTGAACATAAAATACATTATTTTTGGATCAGTGTCATTCACTCTATGACTCCTGTGTTTGTATTTTTATCAGCAGGGCTTTTTTTTAAGTTGAATAAGAAAATCCCTGACCAATGGACCATAGAATATGAGTTTAAAACTTTTGCTGTCGTTCTTTTCATCACTGGTATTGTACAATTTTTAATCAGGGATATCATTTACGATAATCCTGAAAATTGGTCATGGAAGTATTTATTTGAAGAAGTAAGGAATACGTTTATGGTAGGTTTTTTGTTTGTGCTTATTATCATTCCTTTAAACCTGAATTATCAATATTCCAAAAATCTTAAAAAAGCACATAAACTGTCTTTTCATTTAAATCTAAAAGATAGTAAAAGCCAAAACCCGGTCATATCCATAGAAACAAAGCTTAAAGGAGATGATTTTTCCTTAAATCCCAAGACTTTTCTCTTTGCTAAATCCGATGGTAACTATATAGAGATTTATTTAAAAAATGAAACTTCAGAAATTGAGAAATTAGTAAAGCGTATTACGATTAAAGAGTTAGCCTCCCAACTTCATTTATTCCCTTTTATAATGAAAACACACAGGTCGTATATGGTAAACCTGAATGAGGTAGAAAACGTTACAGGTAATGCACAAGGCTATAAATTAACAATTAAAAATTATAAAGATACTGTACCAGTATCCCGTAACCTGATCGGGCAATTTGAAAGGAAGATACAACAATTACTGTAG
- a CDS encoding DUF4266 domain-containing protein → MKRIVIFLIIAIALSSCTVVKEYEKVYLNDEEMQLAAKSLERFEVNFQVYREAAAGANGGKTGGGCGCN, encoded by the coding sequence ATGAAAAGAATAGTAATATTTTTAATAATCGCTATTGCTCTATCGTCCTGCACAGTGGTTAAAGAATACGAAAAAGTATATCTAAATGATGAAGAAATGCAGCTTGCAGCTAAATCCCTGGAGCGTTTTGAAGTTAATTTTCAGGTGTACAGAGAAGCTGCAGCAGGAGCTAATGGTGGCAAAACCGGTGGTGGTTGTGGTTGTAACTAA
- a CDS encoding acyltransferase family protein, with the protein MRRYDLDWLRVIVFALLIFYHVGMFFVPWGWHIKNNNIYKLLTYPMLFLNQWRLPILFVISGMGTFYALSKRSGKQFAVERLKRLFIPLAFGMAVIVPPQVYVERIVNRDFNGGYFSFWPSMMFNGVYPEGNLSWHHLWFLPYLLLFSLVLIPLFLYLRRHPGNTFLKWVEKKIANPFGFYLFIIPLYLIESFVEPFFPVTHALIDDWFSIANYITLFFYGFLLISVKDIFWKAVEKNRKLYLIAGLVSFPVLLSRYLFIEDSTLVHFTEALVKVFNFWSWILALFGYASKYLNKNSLLLSYCNEAVYPFYILHQTITIIIGYYVMNLEWNLFIKFSVMTIGTFGIAWFIYEFFIRRWLCIRPLFGMKVQQKPEGINYNR; encoded by the coding sequence ATGCGTAGATACGATTTAGATTGGCTAAGGGTGATAGTTTTTGCTTTGCTAATTTTTTATCATGTGGGAATGTTCTTTGTGCCTTGGGGCTGGCATATAAAAAATAATAATATCTATAAATTGCTCACCTATCCTATGTTGTTTTTAAATCAATGGAGGTTGCCAATTCTTTTTGTTATTTCAGGAATGGGAACTTTTTATGCATTGTCAAAACGAAGCGGGAAGCAATTTGCTGTAGAGAGGTTAAAACGGTTGTTTATTCCGCTTGCCTTCGGAATGGCTGTGATAGTACCTCCTCAAGTATATGTAGAGCGTATAGTAAACAGGGATTTTAATGGGGGGTATTTTTCTTTCTGGCCCTCCATGATGTTTAACGGTGTTTATCCTGAAGGAAATTTAAGCTGGCATCACCTGTGGTTTTTACCATATCTTTTACTGTTTTCACTGGTGTTAATTCCTCTTTTTCTTTATTTAAGAAGACATCCTGGTAATACTTTTTTAAAGTGGGTGGAGAAAAAAATAGCTAATCCTTTCGGCTTTTATCTTTTTATAATTCCATTGTATCTGATAGAATCTTTTGTTGAACCGTTTTTTCCGGTAACACATGCATTAATAGACGATTGGTTCTCTATAGCTAACTATATTACCTTGTTCTTTTACGGATTTTTGTTAATATCGGTTAAAGATATTTTTTGGAAGGCTGTTGAGAAAAACAGAAAATTATACCTCATTGCCGGCCTGGTAAGTTTTCCTGTTCTTTTAAGCAGATACTTGTTTATTGAAGATTCCACCCTCGTTCATTTTACCGAAGCATTGGTAAAAGTATTTAATTTTTGGTCATGGATATTAGCACTCTTTGGTTACGCATCAAAATATTTGAATAAGAACAGTTTATTACTGTCTTATTGTAATGAAGCGGTTTATCCTTTTTATATATTACATCAAACAATCACAATTATCATTGGCTACTATGTGATGAATTTAGAATGGAATTTGTTTATTAAGTTTAGTGTTATGACTATTGGCACATTTGGTATAGCGTGGTTTATATATGAATTTTTTATTAGAAGATGGTTATGTATAAGACCGCTCTTTGGTATGAAAGTACAGCAAAAGCCTGAAGGTATAAATTACAACCGTTAG
- a CDS encoding FAD:protein FMN transferase, with protein MKACLTFILSFYVTYFFSQDIAITRTVKLMGSRFDITMVAENETKANFYVDEAIAEISRIEKLISSWNPDSQTSLINKNAGVKPVKVDEELFNLIERAIRISKITDGAFDISFASIDRVWKFDGSMKQKPSEEAIKNSVAKVGYNNIVLDNEAGTVFLKLEGMKIGFGALGKGYAADKVKKMMQEKGVTAGIINASGDLTTWGKQPDGKDWMVGITNPLNKNKVFSWFPVYNAAVATSGNYEKYVEFDGKRYTHIIDPRTGYPASGLVSVTIFSDSGELCDALATSVFIMGTETGLNIIDQLKGIECIIVDEDNQIHTSQNIQLNNQ; from the coding sequence TTGAAAGCCTGTCTTACATTTATATTATCCTTTTACGTAACTTATTTTTTTTCTCAGGATATAGCAATTACCCGAACGGTAAAACTTATGGGAAGCCGTTTTGACATAACTATGGTTGCTGAAAATGAAACTAAGGCAAATTTTTATGTTGATGAGGCTATTGCTGAAATTAGCAGGATAGAAAAACTTATTTCTTCCTGGAATCCTGATTCTCAAACTTCATTAATCAATAAAAATGCAGGAGTTAAACCTGTAAAAGTTGATGAGGAGTTATTTAACTTAATAGAAAGGGCTATTAGAATTTCCAAAATAACCGATGGAGCTTTTGATATTTCTTTTGCTTCTATAGATAGAGTGTGGAAGTTTGATGGTAGTATGAAACAAAAGCCATCGGAAGAAGCAATCAAGAATTCTGTTGCCAAAGTTGGTTATAACAATATAGTTTTGGATAATGAAGCAGGTACAGTTTTTTTAAAGCTGGAAGGGATGAAAATAGGTTTCGGGGCCTTAGGTAAAGGATATGCAGCTGATAAAGTAAAAAAAATGATGCAGGAAAAAGGAGTGACAGCCGGCATTATAAATGCTTCGGGAGACCTGACCACCTGGGGAAAACAACCCGATGGCAAAGATTGGATGGTGGGTATAACAAACCCGCTGAACAAAAACAAAGTGTTTTCATGGTTTCCTGTTTATAATGCAGCCGTGGCAACCTCGGGAAATTATGAGAAATATGTAGAATTTGATGGTAAAAGATATACGCATATCATAGACCCACGAACCGGGTATCCCGCTTCCGGTTTAGTAAGTGTTACCATATTTTCTGATAGTGGTGAACTGTGTGATGCACTTGCCACCTCAGTTTTTATAATGGGAACCGAAACAGGATTAAATATCATAGATCAGCTTAAAGGAATAGAATGTATTATTGTAGATGAAGACAACCAGATACATACTTCCCAAAATATTCAATTAAACAATCAATAA
- a CDS encoding thioredoxin family protein, with translation MKNLSFLLCMLFSITTFSQVWEKDFQSAQDLASKENKHIILVFSGSDWCAPCIRLDKKVWQSKDFRDYAANHWVLYKADFPRKKANQLPEDITRKNKELADKYNPQGMLPLVFILNKDGEVIGKTGFKNISAKEYVEVLKAFEG, from the coding sequence ATGAAAAATCTATCTTTTCTTTTATGTATGTTGTTTAGCATAACAACATTTTCCCAGGTGTGGGAAAAAGATTTTCAAAGTGCCCAGGATTTGGCTTCTAAAGAAAATAAGCATATTATTCTTGTTTTTTCAGGTTCCGATTGGTGTGCGCCCTGTATAAGGTTAGATAAGAAAGTTTGGCAAAGTAAAGATTTCCGGGATTATGCTGCCAATCATTGGGTGCTTTATAAAGCGGATTTTCCCAGGAAAAAGGCAAACCAGCTTCCGGAAGATATTACAAGAAAAAATAAAGAATTGGCAGATAAATATAATCCGCAAGGAATGCTTCCTTTAGTGTTTATATTAAATAAAGACGGAGAAGTTATTGGAAAAACCGGATTTAAAAATATTTCAGCTAAAGAGTATGTTGAAGTTTTAAAAGCATTTGAAGGTTGA
- a CDS encoding DUF3570 domain-containing protein: MKKYLVIFICAFYTIGNAQDTTQTYKKRVLESAEVDILFSYYKQDGDHAAVTGGEGTEELTDITPTIVVSLPLNDDDVLTVDAGISAYTSASSSNINPFDTQNPSPWISSSGASSSDALVHFNPSYSHSSDNRNNIWTANLNVSAEYDYFSIGFGGGYTHLFNEKNSEFGIKAQAYIDKWNPQYPVEFRSWFNRPDIVGDGTYTPSFAEFDNLNRNSYSLSFSFSQILTKKMQGSLFFDLVMQDGLLSTPHQRVYFADVNDFFVGDFQLGDDVEQLPDSRFKVPIGGRLNYYLNDIFTIRTYYRYYFDDWGINSHTANIEVPIKLGDKFTVYPMYRFYNQTAADYFAPKEQHLSTEEFYTSDYDLSDFDSHQYGLGISYKDIFTSTRIWKFGLKSVDLRFNQYSRSDGLDAFIVGFGIKFVQQ; the protein is encoded by the coding sequence GTGAAAAAGTATTTAGTAATATTTATATGTGCATTTTACACTATCGGAAATGCACAAGACACTACTCAAACTTACAAGAAGAGAGTATTAGAGTCTGCCGAAGTGGATATTTTGTTTAGTTATTATAAACAAGACGGAGATCATGCCGCAGTAACGGGAGGTGAAGGAACAGAAGAGTTAACCGATATAACTCCCACTATTGTTGTGAGCCTGCCTTTAAATGATGATGATGTACTTACTGTGGATGCCGGGATTTCTGCATATACATCTGCTTCATCAAGTAATATTAATCCGTTTGACACGCAAAACCCCAGCCCCTGGATATCGTCTTCGGGTGCTTCCAGCAGTGATGCTTTGGTTCATTTTAATCCTTCCTATTCTCATAGTTCAGACAACCGGAACAATATATGGACCGCTAATTTGAATGTTTCGGCAGAATATGATTATTTTTCTATTGGCTTCGGTGGGGGCTATACACATTTATTCAATGAGAAAAATTCTGAGTTTGGCATTAAAGCACAGGCTTATATTGATAAATGGAATCCCCAGTACCCAGTAGAATTCAGGAGTTGGTTTAACAGGCCTGATATAGTAGGCGATGGTACGTATACCCCGTCTTTTGCCGAGTTTGATAACTTAAATAGAAATTCTTATTCCTTGTCTTTTAGTTTTTCACAGATTTTGACTAAAAAAATGCAGGGATCATTATTTTTCGATCTGGTTATGCAGGACGGATTACTTTCTACCCCTCATCAAAGAGTGTATTTTGCCGATGTAAATGATTTTTTTGTGGGTGATTTTCAATTAGGGGATGATGTGGAACAATTACCCGACAGCAGGTTTAAAGTACCTATAGGAGGTAGATTGAATTACTACCTGAATGACATATTTACCATCCGCACCTATTATCGTTATTATTTTGATGACTGGGGTATTAATTCCCATACCGCAAATATTGAAGTGCCTATTAAATTAGGCGATAAATTTACAGTATATCCCATGTATCGCTTTTATAATCAAACTGCGGCAGATTATTTTGCACCCAAGGAACAACATTTGTCGACAGAAGAATTTTATACTTCCGATTATGATTTGTCTGATTTTGACAGTCACCAATATGGCCTGGGAATATCTTACAAAGATATATTTACAAGTACCAGAATATGGAAGTTTGGGTTAAAATCTGTTGATTTAAGATTTAATCAATATTCCCGAAGCGATGGACTTGATGCTTTTATTGTTGGTTTCGGTATTAAATTTGTGCAACAATAG
- a CDS encoding phosphodiester glycosidase family protein codes for MYLLRPVFILLSGAFLFNFGISFLRFQDEDILSYTVDLSKQNLKFFWKDGDGDIYKSFDKLKKDIETNGKTLVFAMNGGMYTKHNNPQGLYIENGKILSPLDTIQKGYGNFYLQPNGVFYILKNSQAFVRSTTDFKLSENINYATQSGPMLLIGGKIHPVFKKGSDNLNIRNGVGILPDGRILFAMSEKEINLYDFASYFKRKGCENALYLDGFVSKTYLPEKNWKQLGGHFGVIIAEIK; via the coding sequence ATGTATTTGCTGAGGCCTGTTTTTATATTGTTATCAGGCGCCTTTCTTTTTAACTTTGGTATATCTTTTTTAAGATTTCAGGATGAGGACATATTGAGTTATACTGTTGACTTGTCAAAGCAGAATTTAAAATTCTTCTGGAAGGATGGAGATGGAGACATTTATAAAAGTTTTGATAAACTTAAAAAAGACATTGAAACTAATGGCAAAACCCTTGTCTTTGCCATGAACGGAGGAATGTATACCAAACATAACAATCCGCAGGGCTTGTATATTGAAAACGGAAAAATACTCTCACCCCTGGATACCATCCAAAAAGGATATGGTAATTTTTATTTGCAGCCTAACGGGGTGTTTTACATATTAAAAAACAGTCAGGCATTTGTTCGCAGCACTACCGATTTTAAATTATCTGAGAATATTAACTACGCCACCCAATCCGGTCCGATGTTGCTTATTGGCGGAAAGATACACCCTGTATTTAAAAAAGGTTCCGATAATTTAAATATAAGAAATGGAGTAGGTATCCTTCCTGACGGAAGAATTCTTTTTGCAATGTCTGAAAAGGAAATAAATTTATACGATTTCGCTTCATATTTTAAAAGAAAAGGTTGTGAAAATGCCCTTTACCTGGATGGTTTTGTTTCCAAAACTTATTTACCTGAGAAAAATTGGAAACAATTAGGAGGTCATTTTGGAGTAATTATAGCCGAAATAAAGTAA